The window GCCGGTTTCGACGAACGGCCGTTCGATGACGCTCTCCGTGCGGTGGCGCATCATCCCGTCGGCCTCGACGTAGGCGGGCATCTCGCTGCGGTGTATCTCGACCGTCTGCGCGAGGTAGTCGACGACGACGAGACACTCGCTGGCGGTGATCTCTAGTCGCCGCACCTTCTGCCGGGTGATCCGACTGGCGGTGAACGTAGCGACCGTACCGTCCTCGTAGACGCACTGGGCGGTGGCGTAGTCGCCGTCGGCCGCGCCGGTCGCACCGAGCATCCCCGGGCGAGCGCCGACGACCGCGTTGACCACGTCGATGTCGTGGATCATCAGGTCAGAGACGACCGTGCCGTCGAGTTTCCGGTCGACCGGGGGGCCGAGACGGCGGGCGTCGACCGCGATGACGTCCAGATCCGGAAGGATCCGCATCAGCGTGCGCACCGCCGGGTTGAACCGTTCGACGTGGCCAACCTGGACGGTGACGCCTTCACGGGCGGCACGGGCGGCGAGGTCGCGGCCGACGCCGAGGTCGTCCACGAACGGCTTCTCGACGAGGGCGTGGACGCCCGCGTCGATACACTGCTCCAACACC of the Halobaculum limi genome contains:
- a CDS encoding Gfo/Idh/MocA family oxidoreductase, coding for MSLDNGSSGHTSDGPMRVGVVGTGSMGRNHARVYSELAGAELVGVADMDTESAERVASEYGTTAYDTAGLLEVADAVSIAVPTSAHAPVLEQCIDAGVHALVEKPFVDDLGVGRDLAARAAREGVTVQVGHVERFNPAVRTLMRILPDLDVIAVDARRLGPPVDRKLDGTVVSDLMIHDIDVVNAVVGARPGMLGATGAADGDYATAQCVYEDGTVATFTASRITRQKVRRLEITASECLVVVDYLAQTVEIHRSEMPAYVEADGMMRHRTESVIERPFVETGEPLKAELAAFVEAAREGTEPLVTAEDGLAAVQFARQIESIIGMEDTLAATREVGS